The following coding sequences lie in one Arachis ipaensis cultivar K30076 chromosome B03, Araip1.1, whole genome shotgun sequence genomic window:
- the LOC107633739 gene encoding sugar carrier protein C-like: MDPFLKKFFPDVYAKEHNIKPTDNQYCKFDSQVLTLFTSSLYLAALVDSIFASKVTRAFGFGIGSANQSVPIYVSEVAPYKYRGALNMLFQLAITIGIFVANILNYLFAKMENGEGWHYSLGLARVPAIMIIIGAMFLPDSPNSLIERGQAEKAKEELIKIRGTNDVDEEFKDLVAASEASKQVKHPWSSLLKSEYRPHLTMAIAIPFFQQLTGMNVITFYAPVLFKTIGFGGTASLMSAMITGDCNALATLVSIFTVDKVGRRKLFLEGGAQMFICQLVIAAAIGSKFGTDGNPGVLPKWFALTVVVFICIYMAGFAWSWGPLGWLVPSEIFPLEVRSAAQSVNVSVNMIFTFAIAQVFTAMLCHMKFGLFIFFAFFVIVMSIFIYKFLPETKSVPIEEISLVWENHPYYNEFVKSSAQKKKIAAPYSQV; encoded by the exons ATGGATCCTTTTCTGAAGAAATTCTTCCCTGATGTGTACGCAAAGGAGCATAACATTAAGCCCACTGATAACCAATATTGTAAATTTGATAGCCAAGTGCTCACACTCTTCACTTCCTCTCTCTATTTGGCTGCTCTTGTGGACTCAATCTTTGCATCCAAGGTAACTCGAGCCTTCG GTTTTGGAATCGGAAGTGCCAATCAG TCTGTGCCGATCTACGTGTCCGAGGTTGCTCCATACAAATACAGAGGAGCACTTAACATGTTGTTTCAATTGGCAATCACCATTGGCATTTTTGTTGCCAATATTCTGAACTACCTTTTTGCCAAGATGGAGAACGGCGAAGGGTGGCACTATAGCTTAGGTTTGGCAAGGGTCCCTGCAATAATGATCATCATCGGTGCAATGTTTCTTCCTGACTCACCAAACTCGTTGATCGAGCGTGGACAAGCTGAGAAGGCCAAGGAGGAACTAATCAAGATTCGTGGAACCAATGATGTTGACGAGGAGTTTAAGGATCTTGTTGCTGCCAGTGAAGCCTCCAAACAGGTCAAGCATCCTTGGTCTTCTTTGCTCAAAAGTGAGTACAGGCCTCACCTCACCATGGCCATAGCCATTCCCTTCTTCCAACAACTCACTGGCATGAATGTCATCACATTCTATGCTCCTGTTTTGTTCAAAACTATTGGCTTTGGTGGAACTGCTTCCCTTATGTCTGCCATGATTACCGGAGATTGTAACGCCCTTGCCACCCTTGTTTCCATCTTTACCGTTGACAAGGTTGGCAGACGAAAGCTTTTTCTCGAAGGTGGTGCTCAAATGTTTATCTGTCAG CTTGTGATCGCAGCTGCAATAGGTAGCAAATTTGGAACAGATGGAAACCCTGGAGTTCTTCCCAAGTGGTTTGCCTTAACTGTTGTGGTATTCATATGTATTTACATGGCGGGATTTGCATGGTCGTGGGGTCCACTAGGATGGTTGGTACCCAGTGAAATATTCCCGCTTGAAGTTCGATCGGCGGCTCAGAGCGTCAACGTTTCAGTTAATATGATCTTCACCTTTGCCATTGCCCAAGTTTTCACTGCGATGTTGTGCCATATGAAGTTCGGGCTCTTCATCTTCTTTGCATTCTTTGTGATTGTTATGAGTATCTTTATCTACAAGTTCTTGCCAGAAACAAAGAGTGTTCCCATTGAAGAAATTTCTCTTGTGTGGGAGAATCATCCATATTATAACGAATTCGTCAAGTCCTCtgctcaaaagaaaaaaattgctgCTCCATATTCTCAAGTTTAG
- the LOC107633738 gene encoding LOW QUALITY PROTEIN: NADH dehydrogenase [ubiquinone] iron-sulfur protein 1, mitochondrial-like (The sequence of the model RefSeq protein was modified relative to this genomic sequence to represent the inferred CDS: inserted 1 base in 1 codon; substituted 1 base at 1 genomic stop codon), translated as KFYQISRTPVAGARVHFPNPEDAIEVFVDGYPVKIPKGMTVLQACEVAGVDIPRFCYHSRLSIVGNCRMCLVEVGKSPKPVASCAMPALPGMKIKTDTPVAKKAREGVMEFLLMNHPLDCPICDQGGECDLQDQSMAFGSDRGRFTEMKRSVVDKNLGPLVKTVMTHCIQCTRCVRFATEVAGVQDLGMLGRGSGEEIGTYVEKLMTSELSGNVIDICPVGALTSKPFAFKARNXELKGTESIDVTDAVGSNIRIDSRGPEVMRILPRLNEDINEEWISDKTRFCYDGLKRQRLNDPMIRGPDGRFKSVSWADALAVVAEVAHKVEPEEIVGIAGKLSDAESMIALKDFVNKMGSNNVWCEGIGENTSADLRSGYIMNTSIAGLENADVFLLVGTQPRVEAAMVNARIRTTVRATQAKVGYIGPATDFNYDHQHLGTGPQTLLEIAEGHHPFSKTISNAKNPVIIVGAGIFERKDQDAIFAAIETIAKQRKVVRPDWNGLNVLLLHAAQAAALDLGLVPQSEKSLESAKFVYLMGADDINLDKIPADSFVVYQGHHGDKSVYRANIILPAAAFSEKEGTYENTEGCTQQTLPAVPTXGDSRDDWKIIRALSEVSGIDLPYDSVGAVRARIKIVAPNLLRQDEREPATYITNFF; from the exons aaattttatcaaatttcaaGGACCCCCGTTGCCGGCGCTAGGGTACACTTCCCTAACCCGGAGGACGCCATCGAGGTGTTCGTGGATGGGTACCCGGTGAAAATCCCCAAGGGCATGACTGTCCTTCAGGCCTGTGAGGTTGCCGGCGTCGACATTCCCCGCTTCTGTTACCACAGCCGCCTCTCCATTGTCGGTAACTGCCGCATGTGTCTTGTCGAGGTCGGGAAGTCTCCCAAGCCTGTTGCTTCTTGCGCCATGCCTGCTCTTCCTG GAATGAAAATTAAGACCGACACACCTGTTGCAAAGAAAGCTAGAGAAGGAGTGATGGAGTTTTTATTGATGAACCATCCACTAGATTGCCCAATTTGTGATCAAGGTGGGGAATGTGATCTTCAGGATCAGTCAATGGCTTTTGGTTCTGATCGTGGTCGGTTCACTGAAATGAAGAGATCTGTGGTAGATAAGAACCTTGGACCTTTGGTGAAGACCGTGATGACTCATTGCATTCAATGTACAAG GTGTGTTAGGTTTGCAACAGAGGTTGCTGGGGTTCAGGATCTTGGCATGTTAGGTCGTGGCAGTGGAGAGGAGATTGGGACATATGTTGAGAAACTTATGACAAGTGAACTTTCTGGAAACGTGATAGATATCTGTCCTGTTGGAGCACTCACGTCGAAACCTTTTGCTTTTAAAGCCCGAAATTAGGAATTGAAGGGAACAGAAAGCATTGATGTTACTGATGCCGTTGGATCCAATATTCGAATTGACAGCAGAGGACCTGAAGTCATGCGTATTCTCCCTCGTCTAAATGAG GACATAAATGAAGAATGGATTTCAGACAAGACCCGCTTTTGTTATGATGGTTTGAAGAGGCAGAGGTTAAATGACCCTATGATTCGTGGTCCTGATGGACGTTTTAAGTCTGTCAGCTGGGCCGATGCCCTTGCTGTGGTAGCTGAGGTTGCCCACAAAGTTGAACCAGAAGAAATTGTTGGAATAGCTGGCAAACTTTCCGATGCTGAGTCCATGATTGCACTAAAAGATTTTGTAAATAAGATGGGATCAAATAATGTGTGGTGTGAAGGCATTGGTGAAAATACTAGTGCAGATTTGAGATCGGGATATATTATGAATACTAGCATTGCTGGTCTTGAGAATGCAGATGTCTTTCTGTTGGTTGGTACCCAG CCAAGGGTGGAAGCTGCTATGGTTAATGCCAGAATACGCACGACTGTCAGAGCAACTCAAGCCAAGGTTGGGTACATCGGTCCTGCTACTGATTTCAACTATGACCACCAACATCTTGGTACTGGCCCCCAAACACTACTTGAAATTGCTGAGGGCCACCACCCATTCTCCAAGACTATATCAAATGCCAAAAACCCTGTTATCATTGTTGGTGCTGGAATCTTCGAGAGAAAGGACCAGGATGCAATTTTTGCAGCTATTGAAACCATTGCAAAACAAAGGAAGGTTGTCAGACCTGATTGGAACGGCCTTAATGTATTACTTCTTCATGCTGCCCAGGCTGCTGCACTTGACCTTGGACTTGTGCCTCAATCTGAAAAAAGTCTCGAGTCTGCAAAATTTGTATATTTGATGGGTGCCGATGATATAAACTTGGACAAGATCCCAGCTGATTCTTTTGTTGTTTATCAAGGTCACCATGGTGACAAGAGTGTTTATCGTGCCAACATCATTTTGCCAGCTGCAGCATTCAGTGAGAAGGAAGGAACCTATGAAAATACTGAAGGATGCACTCAACAAACTCTGCCTGCAGTTCCAA GTGGTGACTCCAGGGATGATTGGAAGATAATTCGGGCTCTGTCTGAGGTGTCTGGAATCGATTTGCCCTATGATTCAGTTGGTGCTGTTCGTGCTCGAATCAAGATTGTAGCCCCAAACCTACTGCGCCAAGATGAGAGAGAACCAGCTACATatattacaaattttttttaa
- the LOC107631241 gene encoding sugar carrier protein C, protein MAGGFIEKGSSEKNYPGKLTFRVFITCVTAAFGGLIFGYDLGISGGVTSMDPFLKKFFPDVYAKEHNIKPTDNQYCKFDSQVLTLFTSSLYLAALVASIFASKVTRAFGRRLTMISGGVLFLAGAALNGFAQQVWMLIVGRMLLGFGIGCANQSVPIYVSEVAPYKYRGALNMLFQLAITIGIFVANILNYLFAKMENGEGWRYSLGLAGVPAIMIIIGAMFLPDSPNSLIERGQAEKAKEELIKIRGTNDVDEEFKDLVAASEASKQVKHPWSSLLKSEYRPHLTMAIAIPFFQQLTGMNVITFYAPVLFKTIGFGGTASLMSAMITGGCNALATLVSIFTVDKVGRRKLFLEGGAQMFICQLVIAAAIGSKFGTDGNPGVLPKWFALTVVVFICIYVAGFAWSWGPLGWLVPSEIFPLEVRSAAQSVNVSVNMIFTFAIAQVFTAMLCHMKFGLFIFFAFFVIVMSIFIYKLLPETKGVPIEEISLVWENHPYWNKFVKSSAQKNKIAAPDSQV, encoded by the exons ATGGCAGGTGGTTTCATAGAGAAGGGGTCTTCCGAAAAGAACTATCCCGGAAAACTCACTTTCAGAGTCTTCATAACATGTGTCACCGCTGCATTTGGAGGTCTTATCTTTGGATATGACTTAGGCATTTCAGGTGGAGTCACCTCCATGGATCCTTTTTTGAAGAAATTCTTCCCTGATGTGTACGCAAAGGAGCACAACATTAAGCCCACTGATAACCAATATTGTAAATTTGATAGCCAAGTGCTCACACTCTTCACTTCCTCTCTCTATTTGGCTGCTCTTGTGGCCTCAATCTTTGCATCCAAGGTCACTCGAGCCTTCGGTAGGCGCCTCACCATGATCTCTGGCGGTGTTCTCTTTCTCGCCGGTGCAGCTTTGAACGGCTTCGCCCAGCAAGTTTGGATGCTTATTGTTGGCCGCATGTTGCTAGGTTTTGGAATCGGATGCGCCAATCAG TCTGTGCCGATCTACGTATCCGAGGTTGCTCCATACAAATACAGAGGAGCACTTAACATGTTGTTTCAATTGGCAATCACCATTGGCATTTTTGTTGCCAATATTCTGAACTACCTTTTTGCCAAGATGGAGAACGGCGAAGGGTGGCGCTATAGCTTAGGTTTGGCAGGAGTCCCTGCAATAATGATCATCATCGGTGCAATGTTTCTTCCTGACTCACCAAACTCGTTGATCGAGCGTGGACAAGCTGAGAAGGCCAAGGAGGAACTAATCAAGATTCGTGGAACCAATGATGTTGACGAGGAGTTTAAGGATCTTGTTGCTGCCAGTGAAGCCTCCAAACAGGTCAAGCATCCTTGGTCTTCTTTGCTCAAAAGTGAGTACAGGCCTCACCTCACCATGGCCATAGCCATTCCCTTCTTCCAACAACTCACTGGCATGAATGTCATCACATTCTATGCTCCTGTTTTGTTCAAAACTATTGGCTTTGGTGGAACTGCTTCCCTTATGTCTGCCATGATTACCGGAGGTTGTAACGCCCTTGCCACCCTTGTTTCCATCTTTACCGTTGACAAGGTTGGCAGACGAAAGCTTTTTCTCGAAGGTGGTGCTCAAATGTTTATCTGTCAG CTTGTGATCGCAGCTGCAATAGGTAGCAAATTTGGAACAGATGGAAACCCTGGAGTTCTTCCCAAGTGGTTTGCCTTAACTGTTGTGGTATTCATATGTATCTACGTGGCGGGATTTGCATGGTCGTGGGGTCCACTAGGATGGTTGGTACCCAGTGAAATATTCCCGCTTGAAGTTCGATCGGCGGCTCAGAGCGTCAACGTTTCAGTTAATATGATCTTCACCTTTGCCATTGCCCAAGTTTTCACTGCGATGTTGTGCCATATGAAGTTCGGGCTCTTCATCTTCTTTGCATTCTTTGTGATTGTTATGAGTATCTTTATCTACAAGCTCTTGCCAGAGACAAAGGGTGTTCCCATTGAAGAAATTTCTCTTGTGTGGGAGAATCATCCATATTGGAACAAATTCGTCAAGTCCTCTGCTCAAAAGAACAAAATTGCTGCTCCAGATTCTCAAGTTTAG